Proteins co-encoded in one Dasypus novemcinctus isolate mDasNov1 chromosome 6, mDasNov1.1.hap2, whole genome shotgun sequence genomic window:
- the NOC3L gene encoding nucleolar complex protein 3 homolog isoform X1 — translation MKARRNKKQVPSFRKLLKTSKVKLENKLKNKQFKQQSTLKKYRKEQRKLRQAVKDAVSKKPVPLEDPRGNRPGAGKRVEREEEEEEALPLDMLDEDDLQLMKDLGQRASFLTRDLSSSEPVHAKKRKHESIIDKYEKIPRTMQMAPEKELIHLLPIKDKSGIIPQTREKPVIDCNRDEEDQEEEFDQVEDIIEAPIRELTIEEHLIERKKKLQEKKMHIAALASAILSDPESNIKKLKELRSMLMEQDPDVAVTVRKLVIVSLMELFKDITPSYKIRPLTEAEKSTKTRKETQKLREFEEGLVSQYKFYLENLEQMVKDWKQRKMKKSNVVSLKAYKGLAEVAVKSLCELLVALPHFNFHNNIIVLIVPLMNDLSKSISEMCCEAVKKLFKQDRLGQASLGVIKVISGFVKGRNYEVRPEMLKTFLCLRIKEIEVKKDTEDINKPKKFMTFKEKRKTLSRMQRKWKKAEEKLERELREAEASESTEKKLKLHTETLNIVFVTYFRILKKAQRSPLLPAVLEGLAKFAHLINVEFFDDLLIVLHTLIESDDLSYQESLHCVQTAFHILSGQGDVLNIDPMKFYTHLYKTLFKLHAGATNEGVEILLQCLDVMLTKRRKQVSQQRALAFIKRLSTLALHALPNSSIGILATNRVLMHTFPKTDLLLDNESQGSGVFLPELDEPEYCNAQNTALWELHALRRHYHPVVRRYAAHLIAGAPSEGSEALKPELSRRTAAELFETYSMAAMTFNPPVASSNSKRKDKVLEGDSFLSEDLNQLIKRHCNEVATHLPLDFAKYFETSLQ, via the exons ATGAAGGCG agaagaaataaaaaacaggtcCCAAGCTTTCGGAAGTTGCTAAAAACGAGTAAAGTCAAACTTGAAAACAAGCTAAAAAATAAGCAATTTAAACAACAAAGCACTCTGAAAAAGTAccgaaaagaacagagaaaactaAGGCAAGCGGTAAAAGATGCTGTGTCTAAGAAACCCGTTCCATTGGAAGACCCAAGGGGAAATCGACCAG gagcagGTAAAAGGGttgagagggaagaggaagaagaggaagcccTTCCTTTAGACATGCTGGATGAAGATGACTTACAGTTAATGAAGGATTTAGGACAAAGAGCATCTTTTCTAACAAGAGATCTTTCTTCTAG TGAGCCTGTTCATGCCAAGAAACGGAAGCATGAGAGCATTAtagataaatatgaaaaaataccAAGAACTATGCAAATGGCACCAGAGAAAGAACTGATTCACTTGCTTCCTATCAAAGATAAAAGTGGTATAATCCCACAGACCAGGGAGAAGCCAG TTATTGACTGTAATAGAGATGAAGAAGATCAAGAAGAAGAGTTCGATCAAGTGGAAG ATATCATTGAAGCTCCCATTCGAGAGCTGACCATAGAAGAACATTTAattgagagaaagaagaaactgcaGGAGAAGAAAATGCATATTGCAGCCTTGGCATCTGCCATATTATCCGATCCAGAAAGTAAT attaaaaaattgaaagaattacGGTCCATGCTCATGGAACAAGATCCTGATGTAGCTGTTACTGTTCGAAAGCTGGTGATAGTTTCTTTGATGGAGTTATTTAAAGACATTACTCCTTCATATAAAATCCGACCCCTAACAGAAGCAGAGAAATCTACCAAG ACCCGCAAAGAAACCCAAAAGTTAAGAGAATTTGAAGAAGGCTTGGTGAGCCAAtacaaattttatttggaaaatctGGAACAAATGGTTAAAG ACTGGAAAcaaaggaagatgaagaaaagtaATGTAGTTTCCTTAAAGGCTTATAAAGGACTGGCAGAAGTGGCTGTGAAGAGCCTGTGTGAGCTGTTGGTGGCACTACCTCATTTTAACTTTCACAACAACATCATTGTGTTGATTGTCCCTCTCATGAATGACTTGTCAAAATCG atatctGAAATGTGTTGTGAGGCAGTGAAGAAGCTCTTTAAACAAGATAGATTAGGCCAAGCTTCTCTTGGTGTAATTAAAGTAATTTCTGGTTTTGTGAAGGGAAGAAATTATGAGGTTAGGCCTGAG atGTTAAagacattcctatgtctaagaatCAAGGAAATAGAAGTGAAAAAGGACACAGAGGACATTAATAAACCCAAAAAGTTTATGACtttcaaggaaaagagaaaaaccctATCAAGAATGCAGAGAAAG TGgaagaaagcagaagagaaacTAGAGCGAGAGCTTCGGGAGGCAGAAGCTTCAGAGAGTACAGAGAAAAAACTTAAACTT CACACAGAGACTCTGAATATTGTGTTTGTAACTTACTTCAGAATATTGAAGAAGGCCCAGAGGTCACCTCTTCTACCTGCAGTTCTAGAAGGTCTTGCCAA GTTTGCTCACCTTATAAATGTGGAATTTTTTGATGATTTATTAATAGTTCTACATACTCTCATTGAATCTGAT gacttgAGCTACCAAGAAAGTCTTCACTGTGTCCAGACGGCTTTTCATATTCTTTCTGGCCAGG GTGATGTTCTGAATATTGACCCAATGAAATTCTATACACATCTCTACAAAACACTGTTCAAGTTACATGCAG GTGCAACCAATGAAGGTGTTGAGATTCTGCTCCAGTGCCTTGATGTCATGCTAACTAAGCGCAGAAAGCAGGTTTCTCAGCAGCGTGCCCTTGCCTTCATCAAGCGCCTTTCCACCCTTGCTCTTCATGCTCTTCCAAATTCAAGCATTGGCATTTTAGCAACTAACAGAGTCCTGATGCAT ACCTTCCCCAAAACAGATCTCTTGCTTGACAATGAGTCTCAGGGCAGTGGGGTGTTCCTCCCTGAGCTTGATGAACCCGAGTACTGTAATGCACAGAACACTGCTCTTTGGGAATTGCATGCACTGCGG AGACATTACCACCCTGTAGTGCGGAGATACGCAGCTCACCTGATTGCTGGAGCACCTTCTGAAGGCTCTGAAGCTCTTAAGCCAGAGTTAAGCCGAAG AACTGCTGCTGAACTTTTTGAGACCTACAGTATGGCAGCAATGACATTCAACCCTCCTGTTGCATCTTCAAACTCCAAAAGAAAA GATAAAGTTTTAGAAGGGGATTCATTTTTGAGTGAAGATTTAAATCAACTAAtcaaaagacattgcaatgaagTTGCTACTCACTTGCCTctggattttgccaaatattttgaaacatcACTGCAATAG
- the NOC3L gene encoding nucleolar complex protein 3 homolog isoform X2: protein MKARRNKKQVPSFRKLLKTSKVKLENKLKNKQFKQQSTLKKYRKEQRKLRQAVKDAVSKKPVPLEDPRGNRPGAGKRVEREEEEEEALPLDMLDEDDLQLMKDLGQRASFLTRDLSSSEPVHAKKRKHESIIDKYEKIPRTMQMAPEKELIHLLPIKDKSGIIPQTREKPVIDCNRDEEDQEEEFDQVEDIIEAPIRELTIEEHLIERKKKLQEKKMHIAALASAILSDPESNIKKLKELRSMLMEQDPDVAVTVRKLVIVSLMELFKDITPSYKIRPLTEAEKSTKTRKETQKLREFEEGLVSQYKFYLENLEQMVKDWKQRKMKKSNVVSLKAYKGLAEVAVKSLCELLVALPHFNFHNNIIVLIVPLMNDLSKSISEMCCEAVKKLFKQDRLGQASLGVIKVISGFVKGRNYEVRPEMLKTFLCLRIKEIEVKKDTEDINKPKKFMTFKEKRKTLSRMQRKWKKAEEKLERELREAEASESTEKKLKLHTETLNIVFVTYFRILKKAQRSPLLPAVLEGLAKFAHLINVEFFDDLLIVLHTLIESDDLSYQESLHCVQTAFHILSGQGDVLNIDPMKFYTHLYKTLFKLHAGATNEGVEILLQCLDVMLTKRRKQVSQQRALAFIKRLSTLALHALPNSSIGILATNRVLMHTFPKTDLLLDNESQGSGVFLPELDEPEYCNAQNTALWELHALRRHYHPVVRRYAAHLIAGAPSEGSEALKPELSRRTAAELFETYSMAAMTFNPPVASSNSKRKRTSRSWKRQKINYALHSS from the exons ATGAAGGCG agaagaaataaaaaacaggtcCCAAGCTTTCGGAAGTTGCTAAAAACGAGTAAAGTCAAACTTGAAAACAAGCTAAAAAATAAGCAATTTAAACAACAAAGCACTCTGAAAAAGTAccgaaaagaacagagaaaactaAGGCAAGCGGTAAAAGATGCTGTGTCTAAGAAACCCGTTCCATTGGAAGACCCAAGGGGAAATCGACCAG gagcagGTAAAAGGGttgagagggaagaggaagaagaggaagcccTTCCTTTAGACATGCTGGATGAAGATGACTTACAGTTAATGAAGGATTTAGGACAAAGAGCATCTTTTCTAACAAGAGATCTTTCTTCTAG TGAGCCTGTTCATGCCAAGAAACGGAAGCATGAGAGCATTAtagataaatatgaaaaaataccAAGAACTATGCAAATGGCACCAGAGAAAGAACTGATTCACTTGCTTCCTATCAAAGATAAAAGTGGTATAATCCCACAGACCAGGGAGAAGCCAG TTATTGACTGTAATAGAGATGAAGAAGATCAAGAAGAAGAGTTCGATCAAGTGGAAG ATATCATTGAAGCTCCCATTCGAGAGCTGACCATAGAAGAACATTTAattgagagaaagaagaaactgcaGGAGAAGAAAATGCATATTGCAGCCTTGGCATCTGCCATATTATCCGATCCAGAAAGTAAT attaaaaaattgaaagaattacGGTCCATGCTCATGGAACAAGATCCTGATGTAGCTGTTACTGTTCGAAAGCTGGTGATAGTTTCTTTGATGGAGTTATTTAAAGACATTACTCCTTCATATAAAATCCGACCCCTAACAGAAGCAGAGAAATCTACCAAG ACCCGCAAAGAAACCCAAAAGTTAAGAGAATTTGAAGAAGGCTTGGTGAGCCAAtacaaattttatttggaaaatctGGAACAAATGGTTAAAG ACTGGAAAcaaaggaagatgaagaaaagtaATGTAGTTTCCTTAAAGGCTTATAAAGGACTGGCAGAAGTGGCTGTGAAGAGCCTGTGTGAGCTGTTGGTGGCACTACCTCATTTTAACTTTCACAACAACATCATTGTGTTGATTGTCCCTCTCATGAATGACTTGTCAAAATCG atatctGAAATGTGTTGTGAGGCAGTGAAGAAGCTCTTTAAACAAGATAGATTAGGCCAAGCTTCTCTTGGTGTAATTAAAGTAATTTCTGGTTTTGTGAAGGGAAGAAATTATGAGGTTAGGCCTGAG atGTTAAagacattcctatgtctaagaatCAAGGAAATAGAAGTGAAAAAGGACACAGAGGACATTAATAAACCCAAAAAGTTTATGACtttcaaggaaaagagaaaaaccctATCAAGAATGCAGAGAAAG TGgaagaaagcagaagagaaacTAGAGCGAGAGCTTCGGGAGGCAGAAGCTTCAGAGAGTACAGAGAAAAAACTTAAACTT CACACAGAGACTCTGAATATTGTGTTTGTAACTTACTTCAGAATATTGAAGAAGGCCCAGAGGTCACCTCTTCTACCTGCAGTTCTAGAAGGTCTTGCCAA GTTTGCTCACCTTATAAATGTGGAATTTTTTGATGATTTATTAATAGTTCTACATACTCTCATTGAATCTGAT gacttgAGCTACCAAGAAAGTCTTCACTGTGTCCAGACGGCTTTTCATATTCTTTCTGGCCAGG GTGATGTTCTGAATATTGACCCAATGAAATTCTATACACATCTCTACAAAACACTGTTCAAGTTACATGCAG GTGCAACCAATGAAGGTGTTGAGATTCTGCTCCAGTGCCTTGATGTCATGCTAACTAAGCGCAGAAAGCAGGTTTCTCAGCAGCGTGCCCTTGCCTTCATCAAGCGCCTTTCCACCCTTGCTCTTCATGCTCTTCCAAATTCAAGCATTGGCATTTTAGCAACTAACAGAGTCCTGATGCAT ACCTTCCCCAAAACAGATCTCTTGCTTGACAATGAGTCTCAGGGCAGTGGGGTGTTCCTCCCTGAGCTTGATGAACCCGAGTACTGTAATGCACAGAACACTGCTCTTTGGGAATTGCATGCACTGCGG AGACATTACCACCCTGTAGTGCGGAGATACGCAGCTCACCTGATTGCTGGAGCACCTTCTGAAGGCTCTGAAGCTCTTAAGCCAGAGTTAAGCCGAAG AACTGCTGCTGAACTTTTTGAGACCTACAGTATGGCAGCAATGACATTCAACCCTCCTGTTGCATCTTCAAACTCCAAAAGAAAA